One stretch of Pradoshia sp. D12 DNA includes these proteins:
- a CDS encoding GNAT family N-acetyltransferase: MEADPSRQQIEKYSDTGYTFELLSDDDIAGIIIVTPKTTERVEIMNLSVDEKWRGRGYAKALIEYACSFSAAKGYRIAEIGTGNSSIYQLALYQKVGFRIMGIDHDYFSRNYPEPIYENGMLCRDMIRLERKLQLNK; this comes from the coding sequence ATGGAGGCAGATCCTTCAAGACAGCAAATCGAAAAATATAGCGATACAGGCTATACCTTTGAACTTCTTAGTGATGATGATATAGCAGGAATTATTATTGTAACTCCAAAAACAACGGAACGAGTAGAAATTATGAATCTATCCGTAGATGAAAAATGGCGGGGCAGAGGATATGCGAAGGCACTGATTGAGTATGCTTGTTCGTTTTCAGCTGCCAAAGGGTATCGCATCGCAGAAATAGGTACTGGAAATTCCAGTATCTATCAACTTGCACTCTATCAAAAGGTTGGTTTTAGAATTATGGGTATCGATCATGATTATTTTAGTAGGAATTATCCTGAGCCAATCTATGAAAATGGTATGTTATGCCGGGACATGATTCGTTTAGAAAGAAAACTTCAATTAAATAAGTAG
- a CDS encoding MOSC domain-containing protein, whose amino-acid sequence MISGTIESIRVGKPASLHYKSKIVQSAIYKDEVHHPIHVSKTNLEGDKQSDLNHHGGPDKAICVYPSEHYPYWSEKIGQLFKAGDFGENLTIFGLTEDKVRIGDILKADGCLFQVTQPREPCYKIAARHNIDQLPFWIRASGYSGYYLRVLEEGILTKGSVIEIIDRAPQSITIAYANQIMHHDSSNREAIQSILSVDALSESWKEKFSRVLASAK is encoded by the coding sequence TTGATCAGCGGAACAATCGAGTCAATACGTGTAGGAAAACCTGCATCTCTGCATTATAAGAGTAAAATTGTACAATCTGCTATCTATAAAGATGAAGTCCACCATCCCATACATGTTTCAAAGACCAACTTAGAAGGTGATAAACAAAGTGACCTTAATCATCACGGAGGTCCTGATAAAGCAATATGTGTATATCCCTCAGAACATTACCCTTACTGGTCAGAGAAAATCGGACAATTATTTAAAGCAGGGGATTTTGGAGAAAATTTAACTATATTTGGATTAACGGAGGATAAGGTTAGGATTGGCGACATTCTTAAGGCAGATGGCTGCCTATTTCAAGTTACCCAACCACGGGAACCCTGTTATAAAATTGCCGCTCGGCATAATATAGACCAATTACCTTTTTGGATTAGAGCAAGTGGCTATTCGGGCTATTATTTACGAGTTTTGGAGGAGGGTATCCTTACTAAAGGTTCTGTCATTGAAATTATCGATCGAGCCCCACAGAGCATTACGATTGCATATGCCAATCAAATTATGCATCATGACTCCAGCAATAGAGAGGCCATCCAAAGTATCCTTTCCGTCGATGCTTTATCAGAAAGCTGGAAAGAGAAATTTAGTAGGGTCTTAGCTTCGGCTAAATAA
- a CDS encoding IS1595 family transposase has translation MGKAFSNLLKYIDKLPHTQKEQVYQWVKRYVDPSSSAGGRLIDEMRETRFKEGFECPHCSSEHVVRFGKYKGRQRYQCKCCSKTFTDTTNTVLYRTRKANEWITFVDCMFKGYSLRKSAEIVGVTWVTLFYWRHKLLNALKQMDFDHFEGIVEMDETYFLYSQKGQRSIIERKPRKRGGKSKQRGISHEQVCVLVARDRTKATVSKVACMGRIIKLKVDALIGSKLSKDNVIVTDAWRAYKTYAKEKGLEHYRIKSDGGKHVIKGLYHIQNVNGLHSRLKQWIGRFKGVATKYLDNYLSWFLFVDSRSNESTKQHIKEFLLTSFVFEMTDTYDSLRLAKFSVK, from the coding sequence GTGGGCAAAGCGTTTAGCAACTTGTTAAAGTATATTGACAAATTACCACACACCCAAAAAGAACAAGTCTATCAATGGGTTAAACGCTATGTTGACCCTTCTTCCTCTGCTGGTGGTCGATTAATTGATGAAATGAGGGAAACTCGCTTCAAGGAAGGATTCGAGTGTCCTCATTGTTCATCGGAACACGTTGTTCGGTTCGGAAAATATAAGGGACGGCAACGGTATCAATGTAAATGTTGTAGCAAAACCTTTACTGACACAACCAACACCGTCTTGTACCGCACTCGAAAGGCTAACGAATGGATTACATTTGTTGATTGTATGTTCAAAGGCTATTCTCTGCGAAAATCTGCTGAAATCGTAGGGGTCACTTGGGTTACTCTTTTTTATTGGAGACACAAACTATTAAACGCCTTAAAACAAATGGATTTTGACCACTTTGAGGGAATCGTTGAAATGGACGAGACCTATTTCCTATACTCTCAAAAAGGACAACGTAGCATTATTGAACGCAAACCACGCAAACGTGGCGGGAAATCCAAGCAGAGAGGAATCAGCCACGAACAGGTTTGTGTCCTCGTTGCCAGAGACCGAACAAAAGCAACGGTCTCCAAAGTTGCTTGTATGGGGCGTATTATAAAACTGAAAGTCGATGCCTTAATTGGTTCTAAACTTTCCAAAGACAACGTGATTGTAACCGATGCTTGGAGGGCTTACAAAACCTATGCGAAAGAAAAAGGTTTAGAGCATTACCGTATTAAATCAGACGGTGGCAAACACGTTATCAAGGGTTTGTATCACATCCAAAATGTCAACGGTCTTCATTCTCGTCTAAAACAGTGGATAGGCCGCTTTAAAGGTGTGGCTACAAAGTATCTGGATAATTACCTTTCCTGGTTTTTGTTTGTCGATAGTCGTAGCAACGAAAGCACTAAACAGCATATTAAAGAATTTTTATTAACTTCATTTGTATTTGAAATGACGGACACATATGACAGTTTACGGTTAGCCAAATTTAGCGTGAAATAA
- a CDS encoding twin-arginine translocase TatA/TatE family subunit produces the protein MFSNIGVPGLILILVLALMIFGPSKLPEIGRAFGKTLKEFKNATKDIIEDDDEVKKNNKVNIEKTPNP, from the coding sequence ATGTTTTCAAATATTGGAGTACCTGGGCTTATTCTTATATTAGTTCTCGCATTAATGATATTTGGGCCATCAAAGCTTCCTGAAATAGGAAGGGCATTTGGGAAAACATTAAAAGAGTTTAAAAATGCTACAAAAGATATAATAGAAGATGATGATGAAGTTAAAAAGAACAATAAGGTCAATATTGAGAAAACGCCAAATCCTTAA
- the argC gene encoding N-acetyl-gamma-glutamyl-phosphate reductase: MNVSVVGATGYSGMELIRLLSSHPTFHLTAVYSSSSAGNRLDHENRQHFGLIPHVLSEVDPGLIAKQSELVFLAMPSGVSKELVPELYKKGLKIIDLSGDHRLKSGELYEKWYKGSPPSNDLLQNSVYGLSEWNRAAIRESRLIANPGCYPTATLLGLVPLLSNELIESSDIIIDAKSGVSGAGKKSNDSKHYAHVNDNLSIYKVHQHQHIPEIEQQLSEWDSELAPIMFTTHLIPMTRGIMVTMHAKVKPEVTAEHIHNAFLTAYQNEFFIRYRGENSFSSTKEVYGSNFCDIGFRMDERTGRVTVVSVIDNLVKGAAGQAIHNANIMMGLEETEGLRFYPVYP; this comes from the coding sequence ATGAATGTATCTGTTGTAGGGGCTACAGGATATAGTGGAATGGAATTAATACGTTTACTTTCGAGTCATCCAACATTCCATTTAACGGCTGTATATTCATCTTCGAGTGCAGGTAATCGACTTGATCATGAAAATAGACAGCATTTTGGACTGATTCCCCATGTTTTAAGTGAAGTGGATCCAGGGCTAATTGCTAAACAAAGTGAACTTGTATTTTTGGCAATGCCCAGTGGCGTATCAAAGGAACTTGTTCCGGAACTGTATAAGAAAGGCTTGAAAATTATAGATTTATCCGGAGATCATAGGTTGAAAAGCGGAGAATTATATGAAAAGTGGTATAAAGGATCACCGCCATCAAACGATTTATTACAAAATAGTGTGTATGGACTATCTGAATGGAATCGGGCAGCAATCCGTGAGAGCCGTTTAATCGCAAATCCTGGCTGTTACCCGACAGCTACTTTGTTAGGATTGGTTCCGCTTTTATCAAATGAATTAATTGAATCATCTGACATTATTATTGATGCTAAATCAGGTGTTTCAGGAGCAGGTAAAAAGAGTAATGATTCGAAACATTATGCCCATGTAAATGATAACCTATCAATCTATAAAGTACATCAACATCAGCATATACCTGAAATAGAGCAACAATTATCAGAATGGGACTCTGAGCTGGCGCCTATTATGTTTACTACTCATCTCATTCCTATGACACGTGGAATAATGGTGACGATGCATGCAAAGGTAAAGCCTGAAGTAACAGCTGAACATATTCATAATGCTTTTCTAACAGCTTACCAAAATGAATTCTTTATTCGTTATAGGGGTGAAAATAGCTTTTCATCGACAAAGGAAGTGTATGGCTCCAATTTTTGCGATATAGGTTTCAGAATGGATGAGAGGACAGGAAGAGTCACCGTCGTTTCTGTAATTGATAATCTCGTCAAAGGAGCAGCAGGCCAAGCGATTCACAACGCAAATATTATGATGGGACTTGAAGAAACAGAAGGTTTACGTTTTTATCCAGTCTATCCTTAA
- the argJ gene encoding bifunctional ornithine acetyltransferase/N-acetylglutamate synthase yields MKVLMNGDIKAVKGGILIPKGYQAEGIHAGLRYARNDLAILYSTVPANAAAVYTLNTYQAAPILVTKESLKIDGKLQAVVVNSACANACTGERGLKDAYCMRSHVADKLHIPPSYVAVASTGVIGEFLEIDKICTGIENIHLTDQEAGAEHFEEAILTTDTKTKSCAFQTIIDGVVVSMGGAAKGSGMIHPNMATMLGFITTDANVEQSSLQRALRTVTNVSFNQITVDGDTSTNDMVVVMANGMAENQMLSEKHPEWNRFVYLLKEVSESLAKQIARDGEGATKLVEVVVKGAETDQEAQALAKTVIGSNLVKTAVYGADANWGRIVGAMGRSNIPFNQDRVSIFFGPVEVLHFGAPIIFDEEKARDYLLGNEVQIRIELTDGLGTGTAWGCDLTYDYVKINASYRT; encoded by the coding sequence ATGAAGGTGCTAATGAATGGGGACATTAAGGCAGTAAAAGGAGGTATTCTTATACCAAAAGGGTATCAGGCAGAAGGAATCCACGCAGGCTTACGCTACGCGCGTAATGATCTAGCTATTTTATATTCGACTGTTCCAGCGAATGCAGCAGCCGTATATACGTTAAACACTTACCAGGCAGCTCCAATCCTTGTTACTAAGGAAAGTTTGAAAATAGATGGAAAACTGCAGGCAGTCGTAGTAAATAGTGCGTGCGCTAACGCTTGTACCGGAGAACGTGGATTGAAGGATGCCTATTGTATGCGATCACATGTAGCGGATAAATTACACATACCTCCGTCCTACGTGGCGGTTGCTTCTACTGGAGTGATTGGTGAATTTTTAGAGATTGATAAGATATGCACTGGAATTGAAAATATTCATTTGACAGATCAGGAGGCGGGAGCTGAACATTTTGAAGAGGCTATTCTGACAACGGATACAAAGACCAAGAGCTGTGCTTTTCAAACTATAATCGATGGGGTTGTCGTTTCAATGGGAGGAGCGGCAAAGGGATCTGGCATGATTCATCCTAATATGGCAACGATGCTTGGGTTTATTACAACGGATGCAAATGTGGAACAGAGTTCCTTGCAAAGAGCATTAAGAACTGTGACAAATGTTTCGTTTAATCAAATTACAGTCGATGGAGATACTTCAACCAATGATATGGTTGTTGTTATGGCAAATGGAATGGCAGAAAATCAAATGCTCTCTGAAAAGCATCCGGAGTGGAATCGCTTTGTATATTTATTAAAAGAGGTTTCCGAATCGTTGGCAAAACAAATCGCGCGTGATGGTGAAGGTGCCACCAAGCTGGTTGAAGTGGTTGTAAAAGGAGCAGAAACAGACCAAGAGGCTCAAGCACTTGCAAAAACAGTCATAGGATCAAATTTAGTGAAAACAGCTGTTTATGGGGCCGATGCCAATTGGGGCAGGATTGTCGGAGCGATGGGGAGAAGCAATATCCCTTTTAATCAGGACCGGGTAAGCATTTTTTTCGGACCGGTGGAGGTTCTCCATTTTGGTGCACCCATTATTTTTGATGAGGAAAAAGCTCGTGATTATTTACTAGGCAATGAAGTCCAAATCAGAATCGAATTGACAGATGGACTCGGCACCGGAACTGCATGGGGATGCGACCTTACGTATGATTATGTAAAAATTAATGCAAGCTATCGAACTTAA
- the argB gene encoding acetylglutamate kinase — MKIIVVKCGGSIIDQLTDHFFNSLRELEDKGYSFVFVHGGGPDINDMLAKFEIPVQFEKGLRKTSVKVLEIAELVLAGKTNRQLVHKLQSKGFQTIGINGSDGFILEAEYINKAELGEVGMIKKVNSHLLESLLSNGVYPVLTPISMSKEGRKLNVNADSAAGAVAAALRAEMCIFITDVNGIRNGTKTIEHITESEITQMIDQGTIYGGMIPKVQAALSAKKQGASTILITSGVSRFFADEKWQGTFLGAEERVM; from the coding sequence ATGAAGATAATTGTTGTCAAATGCGGGGGAAGCATTATTGATCAATTAACCGATCATTTTTTCAATAGTTTAAGGGAACTGGAGGATAAAGGATATTCCTTTGTATTCGTCCATGGGGGCGGACCAGATATAAATGATATGCTCGCTAAATTTGAGATCCCTGTTCAGTTTGAAAAGGGTTTAAGAAAAACATCTGTCAAGGTCCTTGAGATAGCAGAGCTTGTCCTTGCTGGGAAGACGAATAGGCAGCTTGTGCATAAATTACAATCAAAAGGGTTTCAAACAATCGGAATAAATGGGTCGGACGGATTCATATTAGAGGCGGAGTATATTAATAAAGCAGAGCTTGGTGAGGTAGGAATGATTAAAAAGGTAAACAGCCATCTTTTAGAGAGTCTGTTATCGAATGGGGTCTATCCCGTACTCACCCCGATTTCCATGTCAAAAGAAGGACGAAAGCTTAATGTAAATGCAGATTCCGCTGCTGGTGCTGTTGCGGCAGCCCTAAGAGCTGAAATGTGCATTTTTATAACGGATGTCAATGGAATAAGGAATGGTACAAAAACCATTGAGCATATAACAGAATCAGAAATCACCCAAATGATTGATCAGGGAACGATATATGGTGGGATGATTCCAAAAGTGCAGGCTGCTTTATCTGCTAAAAAGCAAGGTGCGTCAACAATATTAATTACAAGCGGTGTATCCAGATTCTTTGCTGATGAAAAATGGCAGGGTACATTCCTTGGAGCTGAGGAGAGGGTGATGTGA
- a CDS encoding acetylornithine transaminase, whose translation MSALLPVYKKWDITPIKADGSWIEAEGGKKYLDFTSGIGVVNLGHKNDEVKKSVEAQMELFWHTSNLFQLPIQEEVALKLNELTGLDGVFFCNSGAEANEAALKLARRATGKTKIITFQQSFHGRTFGAMAATGQSSIHDGFGPLLEGFVYVPFNDIDAVHKAIDEDVAAIMVEIIQGEGGIILIDEGFLKSINQLCNENNILLIIDEVQTGNGRTGYPYAYLKYKGIKPDIVTTAKGLANGLPIGAMVAKKELKESFGKGVHGSTFGGNPVSLAASKVVLNQISNPQFLAEIRDKAEWFISELKIAAEDIPVIKEIRGEGLMIGIELKEEVAPYIKQIIEHQLFVLPAGSHVIRLLPPLTVSRDELLLALAILKEVCKTNLTMTKA comes from the coding sequence ATGTCTGCGCTATTACCGGTCTACAAAAAATGGGATATCACACCAATAAAAGCGGATGGCTCATGGATTGAAGCAGAGGGCGGAAAGAAATATCTTGATTTTACATCCGGTATTGGTGTGGTTAATCTCGGGCATAAAAATGATGAAGTCAAAAAATCTGTCGAGGCACAAATGGAACTGTTCTGGCATACGTCCAATTTGTTTCAGCTTCCCATCCAGGAAGAAGTGGCATTAAAGCTGAACGAGCTTACCGGATTGGATGGTGTTTTCTTTTGCAATAGCGGTGCAGAAGCAAATGAAGCGGCACTAAAGCTGGCCAGAAGAGCAACTGGAAAAACGAAAATTATTACATTCCAACAATCTTTTCACGGTCGTACATTTGGAGCAATGGCTGCTACTGGACAAAGTAGTATCCATGATGGATTTGGCCCATTACTGGAAGGCTTTGTTTATGTTCCATTTAATGATATTGATGCAGTCCATAAGGCTATAGATGAAGATGTGGCGGCTATTATGGTAGAGATCATTCAAGGTGAAGGCGGGATTATTCTTATTGATGAGGGCTTTTTAAAGAGTATTAACCAACTATGCAATGAGAACAATATATTGCTGATTATTGATGAAGTTCAAACGGGAAATGGGAGAACAGGCTATCCTTATGCTTATTTAAAGTATAAGGGAATCAAACCGGATATTGTGACCACAGCTAAGGGTCTTGCTAATGGTCTGCCCATAGGTGCGATGGTAGCCAAAAAAGAGCTGAAAGAATCATTCGGCAAAGGTGTTCATGGTTCTACCTTTGGCGGAAATCCAGTATCATTGGCGGCAAGCAAAGTGGTGTTGAATCAAATAAGCAATCCTCAATTTTTAGCAGAAATCAGAGATAAAGCTGAGTGGTTTATTAGTGAACTGAAGATAGCAGCCGAGGATATCCCGGTTATAAAAGAGATCAGGGGAGAGGGCCTGATGATCGGGATTGAATTAAAGGAAGAAGTAGCTCCCTATATTAAACAAATAATTGAACATCAATTATTTGTCTTACCAGCCGGCTCGCATGTGATTCGTTTGCTTCCTCCGTTGACTGTTTCACGAGATGAGCTTTTATTAGCTTTAGCCATTTTAAAGGAAGTATGCAAAACCAATCTAACAATGACGAAGGCCTAA
- the argF gene encoding ornithine carbamoyltransferase, producing the protein MKLLYGTKRIISQKDFLSMEAITAQQLNELLELAMDLKERLNKGYLDTPLKGKILGMIFEKNSTRTRVSFEAGMLQLGGHAIFLSRNDTQLGRGEPISDTAQVLSEYVDAIMIRTTGHDRAETLATSSSVPVINGLTDLEHPCQALADLLTIKEEKGTLQGIKLAYIGDGNNVANSLMMAAVKSGMQIAIATPPGYEPDPLLVEKAMTEAIINGGKIELFHDPEAAVKEADVIYCDVWTSMGQEKENEKRLEDFKKFQVNEQLAAGAKLDYLFMHCLPAHRGEEVTSSIIDSSNSIVIKQAGNRLHAQKALLVDLMVKPN; encoded by the coding sequence ATGAAACTACTGTATGGAACTAAACGAATAATCAGTCAAAAAGATTTTTTATCCATGGAAGCCATTACGGCGCAGCAATTGAATGAATTATTGGAGCTCGCAATGGATTTAAAAGAAAGGCTAAATAAAGGATATTTGGATACCCCATTAAAGGGGAAAATATTGGGGATGATCTTTGAAAAAAATTCAACAAGGACACGGGTTTCTTTCGAAGCAGGCATGCTTCAGCTAGGGGGTCATGCCATTTTCTTAAGTAGAAATGACACGCAGCTTGGCAGAGGTGAACCGATTTCAGACACAGCACAAGTGTTATCAGAATATGTGGATGCAATCATGATACGTACTACTGGCCATGATAGAGCGGAAACATTGGCAACAAGCTCCAGTGTGCCGGTTATTAACGGATTGACTGACCTTGAGCATCCATGCCAGGCATTGGCTGACTTGTTAACTATTAAGGAAGAGAAAGGAACTCTCCAGGGAATCAAGCTCGCTTATATCGGTGATGGGAATAATGTTGCCAATTCTTTGATGATGGCTGCTGTTAAATCGGGTATGCAAATTGCGATTGCAACGCCTCCTGGTTATGAACCAGATCCTCTTTTGGTCGAGAAAGCTATGACTGAAGCAATAATCAATGGAGGGAAAATAGAACTGTTTCACGATCCAGAGGCTGCTGTTAAGGAAGCTGATGTTATTTATTGTGATGTTTGGACCAGCATGGGCCAAGAAAAAGAAAATGAAAAAAGGCTGGAAGATTTTAAAAAATTTCAGGTAAATGAGCAATTGGCTGCTGGCGCCAAACTCGATTATTTATTTATGCACTGCTTACCAGCACATCGCGGTGAAGAGGTGACATCTTCCATTATTGACTCATCTAATTCCATTGTCATTAAACAGGCGGGAAATCGTTTACATGCTCAAAAAGCACTTTTGGTTGATTTAATGGTCAAACCTAACTAA
- a CDS encoding YjzC family protein, translated as MGQNRHFKHGQKAPNNGEYIEIGETGSNVVNPKKIKLKAGEYFPETTNDDRHWTYVSKKGR; from the coding sequence TTGGGACAGAATCGTCATTTTAAACATGGACAAAAGGCACCAAATAATGGTGAATATATCGAAATAGGGGAGACTGGCAGCAATGTCGTTAACCCAAAGAAGATTAAGCTGAAAGCAGGAGAGTATTTTCCTGAGACAACCAATGATGATCGTCATTGGACATATGTATCAAAAAAGGGCCGCTAA
- a CDS encoding YjzD family protein: MKYILTFIWTFALTHMVIYVTSSMVEGGKYDFNTASILSVVITLLILVVSAVIPNDPVQESGH; the protein is encoded by the coding sequence TTGAAATATATTTTGACATTTATATGGACATTTGCATTAACACATATGGTGATTTATGTAACAAGCTCAATGGTTGAAGGCGGTAAATACGATTTCAATACAGCTTCCATTCTTAGTGTGGTCATTACCCTATTAATTTTAGTGGTTTCAGCTGTAATACCAAATGATCCGGTACAGGAATCCGGACATTAA
- a CDS encoding ComZ family protein, protein MKRKLEYMAMGMKHYSEIKKKLSEAGLDIDRQQLQPFMDIFFTVMDEAYEKGYKDGRLKKGE, encoded by the coding sequence ATGAAGAGGAAGCTTGAATATATGGCAATGGGCATGAAACACTATTCAGAAATCAAAAAGAAATTAAGTGAAGCGGGCTTAGATATAGATCGTCAACAATTACAGCCATTTATGGACATTTTCTTTACGGTTATGGATGAGGCTTATGAAAAAGGATATAAAGATGGTCGTTTAAAAAAAGGTGAGTGA
- a CDS encoding beta-ketoacyl-ACP synthase III, translated as MNAGIIGIGKYLPENVVTNFDLEKKIDTSDEWIRTRTGIEERRIADDTVDSSHMAYEAAVRAMENAGVTAEEIELILVATVTPDQSFPTVSCMIQERLGAVNAAAMDISAACAGFTYGIVTASQFIRTGSYRTILVVGVEKLSKITDWNDRNTAVLFGDGAGAAVLGPVSDGKGILSFELGADGSGGIHLEKKQDYLTMNGREVYKFAVRQMGESSINVLNKAGLTKEDVDFLIPHQANIRIMEAARQRLELPIEKMSKTIHKYGNTSSSTIPIALAEEVEAGKIKDGDLLVLVGFGAGLTWGAVAMRWGK; from the coding sequence ATGAATGCTGGCATAATCGGAATTGGCAAATATCTTCCTGAAAACGTGGTAACAAACTTTGATTTGGAAAAAAAGATTGATACGTCAGATGAATGGATCCGAACACGCACTGGAATAGAAGAAAGAAGAATTGCCGATGATACCGTTGATTCTTCACATATGGCCTACGAGGCAGCAGTCAGGGCGATGGAGAATGCTGGAGTGACTGCTGAGGAAATTGAATTAATTCTAGTGGCAACTGTCACACCGGACCAATCCTTTCCTACAGTTTCCTGTATGATTCAAGAAAGATTGGGCGCAGTTAATGCAGCAGCTATGGATATTAGTGCAGCCTGTGCAGGATTTACCTATGGAATTGTAACTGCAAGTCAATTTATTAGGACAGGCAGCTATCGCACAATCTTGGTAGTAGGTGTGGAAAAGCTTTCAAAAATTACGGATTGGAATGACCGTAATACGGCTGTACTATTCGGAGACGGAGCAGGAGCAGCAGTATTGGGTCCTGTCAGTGATGGAAAGGGCATTCTATCTTTCGAGCTTGGAGCGGACGGTTCTGGTGGCATTCATTTAGAGAAAAAGCAAGATTATCTCACGATGAATGGCCGGGAAGTGTATAAGTTTGCAGTTAGACAAATGGGTGAATCATCCATCAATGTTTTAAATAAAGCAGGTTTGACAAAAGAGGATGTAGACTTTTTAATTCCGCATCAAGCAAATATACGAATTATGGAAGCTGCGAGACAAAGATTGGAGCTTCCAATTGAAAAGATGTCCAAAACGATTCATAAATATGGCAACACATCGTCATCTACTATTCCGATTGCGCTTGCTGAAGAAGTGGAAGCAGGAAAAATAAAAGACGGTGATTTGCTAGTATTAGTTGGTTTTGGAGCCGGTTTAACATGGGGAGCAGTTGCGATGCGATGGGGCAAATAA